Proteins from a single region of Luteolibacter arcticus:
- a CDS encoding esterase/lipase family protein, protein MKFPTLLLALILPLLTGCANFRRLAADIKLLDEQYRIYGVVENADLLKVPVHAVVIEWDQQSNRVFSGDRIDLPPGGAFAFSVKSPLHQHVLAYADSNRNSRYESGEPLWIHSGKDGQPAAVTFDSSTRRARVQGRLDKATPPQELRDALTTYLGGRTVEESVTHQGVRLSVGEVARLDDPRFASPRGEDALWAPATTAVTTGFGVYFLESYDPARTPVLFVHGAAGSPQDWRQAMEHIDRRRYQPWFAFYPSGARLESSAQALNEGVKLLHERYAFRRLHVVAHSMGGLVSRRFIEKNVLGDGNRYIDTFITFSSPLGGHEAAARGVKRAPSVVPSWRDMETGSDFLDHLFDQRLKGKVNHHLFYSHHAKRSLFLPDENDGSVSVASQLRPEAKADAASVQGYDEGHVSILSGRAPLTRAKEILDAATP, encoded by the coding sequence ATGAAGTTCCCTACCCTGCTGCTCGCGCTGATCCTCCCACTGCTTACCGGCTGCGCGAACTTCCGCCGCCTTGCCGCCGACATCAAGCTGCTCGACGAGCAATATCGTATCTACGGAGTAGTAGAGAATGCCGACCTTCTGAAGGTGCCCGTGCACGCCGTGGTGATCGAGTGGGACCAGCAATCGAATCGCGTCTTCTCCGGCGACCGCATCGACCTGCCCCCCGGCGGTGCCTTTGCCTTCTCGGTGAAAAGCCCGCTCCACCAGCACGTGCTCGCCTACGCCGACAGCAACCGCAATAGCCGCTACGAGAGCGGCGAACCGCTGTGGATTCATTCCGGCAAAGACGGCCAACCTGCGGCCGTTACTTTCGACAGCTCCACCCGCCGGGCCCGCGTCCAGGGACGACTCGACAAAGCCACGCCGCCCCAGGAACTTCGCGACGCGCTGACCACCTATCTCGGCGGACGCACCGTCGAGGAATCGGTCACCCACCAAGGCGTCCGTCTCAGCGTGGGAGAAGTCGCCCGGTTGGATGACCCGCGCTTCGCCTCGCCCCGTGGGGAAGACGCCCTGTGGGCACCGGCGACCACGGCCGTCACCACCGGTTTCGGGGTCTATTTCCTTGAGTCCTATGATCCTGCCCGGACGCCGGTGCTCTTCGTCCATGGTGCCGCCGGCTCGCCGCAGGATTGGCGCCAGGCGATGGAACACATCGATCGCCGCCGCTACCAACCGTGGTTTGCTTTCTATCCCTCCGGTGCCCGCCTCGAAAGCTCCGCCCAAGCACTCAACGAGGGCGTGAAGCTCCTCCACGAGCGCTATGCTTTCCGCCGTTTGCACGTCGTCGCGCACAGCATGGGCGGACTCGTTTCGCGACGCTTCATCGAGAAGAACGTGCTCGGCGACGGCAACCGCTATATCGACACCTTCATCACCTTCTCCTCGCCATTGGGCGGACACGAAGCCGCCGCACGGGGCGTGAAACGCGCACCCTCGGTGGTGCCGTCGTGGCGCGACATGGAAACCGGCTCCGACTTTCTCGACCACCTTTTCGACCAACGGTTGAAGGGCAAGGTGAACCACCACCTCTTCTACAGTCATCACGCGAAGCGCTCGCTCTTCTTGCCGGACGAGAACGACGGCTCGGTCAGCGTGGCCAGCCAGCTTCGCCCGGAGGCAAAAGCGGACGCCGCCAGCGTGCAGGGCTATGACGAGGGTCACGTCTCCATCCTCTCGGGCCGCGCACCGCTGACCCGGGCGAAAGAAATCCTCGACGCCGCCACGCCATGA
- a CDS encoding SulP family inorganic anion transporter → MNLPVPSWLRAYPRDWLRGDIVAGITLAAYLIPAGIGDASLAGLPPEAGLYACLFGGLVFWLFCGSRHTVITVTSAISLLIGASLAPMSEGDPSRHAALAAATALLVAVIAFVAWLAKAGTIVNFISEPVMIGFKCGVALFLASSQLPKLFGYKGGHGDFWERSGHFFKHLGQTNTAALLTGLAALAVLILGKIFLKNKPVGLFVVIGSIVAATLLDLQKQGVAMLGNVPQGLPALGLPEVRGSDLNELLPLALACFMLGAVETAAIGRMFAAKHGARFNSNREFLALSFSNLLAGLGRGFPISGGMSQSLVNESGGARTPLSGLIAALIVLLVALFLSGLLHNLPQPALAAIVLVAVAGLFKVKALKRLWQYDRPEFLVAMAALAGVLCSGLLRGVLLGAVISMVQLIRSASKPHVAVLGRIPGTRRFSDSARHEDNEPVPGVLIVRPESGLVYFNIDHVRDHITAAADTAKPKLVLLDLSAAPRVDLQAAETIGALHSELAAAGIRLQIVEARASVRDKLRLEGLDEKTGTINRHTSVADAVDSFTHGTA, encoded by the coding sequence ATGAACTTGCCTGTCCCCTCTTGGCTCCGCGCCTACCCGCGCGATTGGCTGCGTGGGGACATCGTCGCCGGTATCACCCTCGCGGCCTATCTGATTCCGGCCGGTATCGGCGATGCCTCGCTCGCTGGCCTACCGCCCGAGGCCGGCCTCTACGCTTGCCTTTTCGGCGGGCTCGTCTTCTGGCTGTTCTGCGGGTCGCGCCATACGGTGATCACGGTGACCTCCGCCATCTCGCTGCTCATCGGAGCGTCACTCGCCCCGATGTCTGAAGGCGACCCCTCCCGCCATGCCGCCCTTGCCGCCGCGACGGCACTCCTCGTCGCGGTCATCGCCTTCGTCGCGTGGTTGGCCAAGGCCGGCACCATCGTCAATTTCATCTCGGAGCCGGTCATGATCGGCTTCAAGTGCGGCGTCGCCCTGTTCCTCGCCAGCTCCCAGTTGCCGAAGCTCTTCGGCTACAAGGGCGGCCACGGCGACTTCTGGGAGCGCAGCGGGCACTTCTTCAAACACCTCGGTCAAACCAATACCGCGGCGCTGCTCACCGGCCTCGCCGCGTTGGCGGTCTTGATCCTCGGCAAGATCTTCCTCAAGAACAAACCGGTCGGACTCTTCGTGGTGATCGGCAGCATAGTCGCGGCCACCTTGTTAGATTTGCAGAAACAAGGCGTGGCGATGCTTGGCAATGTTCCCCAGGGACTGCCGGCGCTGGGACTGCCCGAGGTAAGGGGAAGCGACCTTAACGAACTCCTGCCACTGGCACTCGCCTGCTTCATGCTCGGCGCTGTCGAGACCGCCGCCATCGGCCGAATGTTCGCCGCGAAGCACGGGGCGCGCTTCAACAGCAACCGGGAATTCCTCGCCCTCTCCTTCTCTAACCTCCTCGCGGGGCTAGGACGCGGCTTTCCAATCAGCGGCGGCATGTCGCAGTCGCTCGTGAATGAAAGTGGGGGCGCTCGAACGCCACTCTCCGGCCTGATCGCCGCTCTGATCGTGCTGCTGGTCGCCCTGTTCCTGTCGGGACTCCTACACAACCTGCCGCAGCCGGCGCTAGCCGCCATCGTGCTCGTGGCGGTGGCGGGACTCTTCAAGGTGAAGGCATTGAAGCGGCTTTGGCAATATGACCGCCCGGAGTTTCTGGTCGCCATGGCCGCCCTCGCCGGCGTCCTTTGTTCCGGCCTTCTGCGCGGCGTCCTGCTCGGGGCAGTGATCTCGATGGTGCAATTGATCCGCAGCGCGTCAAAGCCCCACGTCGCGGTGCTGGGCCGCATTCCCGGCACCCGCCGCTTCTCCGACAGCGCACGCCACGAGGACAACGAACCGGTGCCGGGCGTCTTGATCGTCCGGCCGGAATCCGGGTTGGTCTATTTCAACATCGACCACGTCCGCGACCACATCACCGCCGCCGCCGACACCGCCAAGCCAAAGCTCGTGCTGCTAGATCTCTCCGCCGCACCCCGCGTCGATCTCCAAGCCGCGGAGACCATCGGCGCGCTGCACTCGGAACTTGCTGCGGCGGGCATCCGGCTCCAGATCGTCGAAGCCCGGGCCTCGGTTCGCGACAAGCTGCGCCTGGAGGGTTTGGACGAAAAGACCGGCACCATCAACCGCCACACAAGTGTCGCCGATGCCGTCGATTCGTTCACCCATGGCACGGCCTGA
- a CDS encoding LacI family DNA-binding transcriptional regulator, giving the protein MTPPRRATIKDIAKAAGLSTAAVSQALRPHPKSNIKLQQETIDRVKRVAGELNYQPHAGARSIRSNSFDTIGYFTAKTGLFLCSPAGYLAGVHDVAEVQGSRITMIRLPVDVEDITKAMPAVFSERNLDALVIESYSEIARQIFEKVQAARLPVIFLNDRHETNSVYVDDEWAAGELTRHLIEKGYQRVGFLHRHVEGGAPVKKMHHSARDRESGYRKAMRKAKLPVSCHTVTSKGVVGLDVEVSPADWEVIRQYDAVIAYDDDLANLVGRAAYDRGARVPKDLAIASFNGDYGSLSSWQRLTTMRIPAYEMGKRAAEMAFELFRSGSDSLLPSVAYRPTLLVGQTT; this is encoded by the coding sequence ATGACTCCGCCCCGTAGAGCGACGATCAAGGACATTGCCAAAGCCGCCGGCCTGAGCACGGCTGCGGTATCGCAAGCGCTGCGGCCGCACCCGAAGTCGAACATCAAGCTCCAACAGGAGACGATCGACCGGGTCAAACGGGTGGCCGGCGAGCTGAACTACCAGCCGCACGCGGGAGCGCGCTCGATCCGCTCCAACAGCTTCGACACGATCGGCTATTTCACCGCGAAGACCGGCCTCTTCCTCTGCTCGCCTGCTGGCTACCTGGCCGGCGTCCACGACGTGGCGGAGGTCCAAGGCTCCCGCATCACCATGATCCGGCTTCCCGTGGACGTGGAAGATATCACCAAGGCCATGCCTGCCGTCTTCAGCGAGCGGAATCTCGATGCCCTGGTCATCGAGAGCTATAGCGAGATCGCCCGCCAGATCTTCGAGAAGGTGCAGGCCGCGCGATTGCCGGTCATCTTCCTCAACGACCGCCACGAGACGAATTCCGTGTATGTCGATGACGAGTGGGCAGCCGGTGAACTCACCCGTCATCTCATTGAGAAGGGCTACCAGCGCGTCGGCTTTCTCCACCGCCACGTCGAAGGTGGTGCGCCGGTGAAGAAGATGCACCACAGCGCTCGCGACCGTGAGAGCGGCTACCGCAAGGCGATGCGCAAGGCCAAGCTTCCCGTGTCCTGCCACACCGTCACCTCCAAGGGCGTGGTCGGCCTCGACGTCGAAGTGTCGCCCGCGGATTGGGAGGTGATCCGCCAGTATGACGCGGTGATCGCCTATGACGACGATCTCGCCAATCTCGTCGGTCGCGCCGCCTACGACCGCGGCGCCCGCGTGCCCAAGGACCTGGCGATCGCCAGCTTCAATGGCGACTACGGCTCGTTGTCTTCCTGGCAGCGCCTCACCACCATGCGGATCCCCGCTTACGAGATGGGAAAACGGGCCGCCGAGATGGCATTCGAACTCTTCCGGAGCGGTTCCGACAGCCTCTTGCCGTCAGTGGCGTACCGGCCGACGCTTCTGGTCGGTCAGACGACTTGA
- a CDS encoding TIGR02587 family membrane protein, translating into MEFSHQRTIAESSLEYGRGIAGGLIFSLPLLYTMEVWWAGFLLDPWRILLYVLATFALLLLYNRFAGLRRDATFPEVVIDSIEEMGLGLVIAAFTLWLTGQLDLQSGTNEITGKVVMEGMTVAIGVSVGTSQLGANEDGDEGMGGPAGKDEGEYLPQVAIALCGAVLFAANVAATDEVMIIAMVSSPERILAMAVVSILGAAWTLSYSRMHGADRHVRRETRMEHFREVVTTYAVALAGGAGCLFFFGRFDGQPLWLAFAMCVVVGVPASLGASAGRLLLQSRSPS; encoded by the coding sequence ATGGAATTCAGCCACCAGCGGACCATTGCCGAGTCTTCGCTCGAGTATGGCCGGGGTATTGCCGGTGGACTCATTTTCTCCCTGCCGCTCCTCTACACCATGGAGGTGTGGTGGGCGGGCTTCTTGCTCGATCCCTGGCGCATTCTGCTCTACGTCTTGGCGACCTTCGCGCTGCTGCTGCTTTACAACCGGTTTGCTGGACTCCGGCGCGACGCCACGTTCCCGGAGGTTGTCATCGATTCGATCGAAGAGATGGGCTTGGGGTTGGTAATCGCCGCATTCACGCTATGGCTGACCGGTCAACTCGACCTGCAAAGCGGCACCAATGAAATCACCGGAAAGGTGGTGATGGAGGGAATGACGGTGGCGATCGGGGTGTCGGTCGGCACGTCGCAACTGGGCGCAAACGAGGATGGCGACGAAGGGATGGGCGGGCCGGCTGGGAAAGACGAGGGGGAGTATTTGCCGCAGGTGGCCATCGCCCTGTGCGGTGCGGTGTTGTTTGCCGCCAACGTTGCCGCGACCGACGAGGTGATGATCATTGCCATGGTTAGTTCGCCGGAGCGCATCCTGGCGATGGCAGTCGTCTCGATACTGGGTGCCGCCTGGACGTTGAGCTATTCGAGGATGCATGGCGCGGACCGCCACGTGCGAAGGGAGACGCGTATGGAGCATTTCCGTGAGGTGGTCACCACCTACGCCGTGGCGCTGGCAGGGGGCGCCGGCTGCCTGTTCTTCTTCGGCCGCTTTGATGGCCAGCCGCTGTGGCTGGCATTTGCCATGTGTGTGGTGGTGGGGGTGCCAGCATCCCTTGGTGCCTCGGCCGGGCGCTTGCTCCTCCAAAGCCGCTCTCCCTCTTGA
- a CDS encoding PA2169 family four-helix-bundle protein produces MNATHECIDVCNSLLKGELSAIETYNQALEKFEGETERTALRAIAGDHEKSASRLREHLSDMGAEAATDSGAWGSFAKAVEGTAKLLGESPALAALQQGEEHGVNEYEEALSNPDVMDEIKAVIRQELLPPLSGHIAALERLRAR; encoded by the coding sequence ATGAATGCGACTCACGAATGCATCGATGTCTGCAACAGCCTATTGAAAGGCGAACTCTCAGCGATCGAAACCTACAATCAGGCTTTGGAGAAGTTCGAGGGCGAGACCGAACGGACCGCCCTCCGCGCGATCGCCGGCGACCACGAAAAGAGTGCATCCCGCCTGCGCGAGCATCTTTCGGATATGGGCGCTGAAGCGGCTACTGACTCTGGTGCCTGGGGCAGCTTTGCGAAAGCCGTGGAAGGAACTGCCAAGCTGCTCGGTGAATCGCCCGCGTTGGCTGCGCTCCAGCAGGGCGAGGAACACGGCGTGAACGAGTACGAGGAAGCACTCAGCAACCCCGATGTCATGGATGAGATCAAGGCTGTGATCCGGCAGGAACTCCTTCCTCCGCTATCGGGACACATCGCCGCCCTCGAGAGATTGAGGGCGAGGTAA
- a CDS encoding PQQ-dependent sugar dehydrogenase: MRTPFALFTLLLPLAAQEEKAPVSITGNVFRPPLVPASEERITGLKVAEGFTVTVFAKDLGKPRMMAVSPEGRVYVTRRGENGDVLMLQDKDRDGLAEEPTTVLSLPHVHGIAIREGTVYLAAIREVYAAQLREDGSFGPLKKLYVDLPDAGQHPNRTLGFGPSGSLYLSIGSTCNAAPEPNIESATFVELETDGKGRRIHAAGLRNTIGFAWHPETLRMYGVDHGIDWLGDDAQREELNEIKSGKNYGWPFVFEDGKPNPARDPKEHNGKSWAEHAKECEPSLLTLEAHSAPMAMLFPSAKQFTKDFHGDALVTLHGSWNRGKPSGYSVMRLRFKNGEPEAFEDFITGFYLEGDRSHFGRPCGLAEWTDGTVLMSDDSGGVIYRIWRSKEALE; the protein is encoded by the coding sequence ATGAGAACTCCGTTCGCTCTATTCACCCTCCTGCTGCCCCTCGCGGCGCAGGAAGAAAAAGCTCCCGTCTCCATCACCGGCAACGTCTTCCGACCACCTCTGGTTCCAGCGAGCGAGGAGAGAATCACCGGGCTCAAAGTGGCGGAGGGATTCACCGTCACCGTGTTCGCCAAGGATCTGGGAAAACCCCGCATGATGGCAGTCTCTCCCGAGGGGCGGGTCTATGTCACACGGCGCGGTGAAAACGGCGACGTCCTCATGCTCCAGGATAAGGACCGCGACGGACTCGCGGAGGAACCGACGACGGTGCTATCGCTACCCCACGTGCATGGCATCGCGATACGTGAAGGCACGGTCTATCTGGCTGCCATCCGTGAGGTTTACGCCGCTCAACTCCGCGAAGACGGGAGCTTCGGGCCACTGAAGAAACTTTACGTCGATCTGCCCGATGCGGGACAGCATCCGAACCGGACCTTGGGCTTCGGCCCGAGCGGATCGCTCTACCTCTCAATCGGCAGCACCTGCAACGCAGCCCCTGAGCCCAACATAGAGAGCGCAACCTTCGTGGAGCTTGAGACCGACGGCAAAGGCCGGAGAATTCACGCGGCGGGCCTACGGAACACAATCGGTTTCGCGTGGCATCCTGAAACGCTGCGGATGTATGGCGTGGACCACGGCATCGATTGGCTGGGAGATGACGCCCAGCGTGAGGAGCTGAACGAGATCAAATCCGGCAAGAACTACGGCTGGCCCTTTGTCTTCGAAGATGGAAAGCCAAACCCGGCCCGGGACCCGAAGGAACACAATGGAAAGTCGTGGGCGGAACACGCCAAGGAATGCGAGCCCAGCCTGCTGACCTTGGAAGCCCACAGTGCGCCGATGGCCATGCTGTTTCCTTCCGCGAAGCAGTTCACCAAGGACTTCCACGGCGATGCCTTGGTAACACTCCACGGATCGTGGAATCGCGGGAAACCGAGCGGCTACAGCGTGATGCGGCTCCGCTTCAAAAACGGTGAACCCGAAGCCTTCGAGGACTTCATCACCGGGTTCTACCTGGAAGGCGACAGGAGCCACTTCGGCCGCCCCTGCGGACTTGCCGAGTGGACGGACGGCACGGTGCTAATGAGCGACGACAGCGGCGGCGTCATCTACCGCATTTGGCGCTCGAAGGAAGCACTGGAGTAA
- a CDS encoding DNA topoisomerase IB — translation MGRLVFTHDGMPGYRRKRAGRGFCYELPDGALLRDKEERTRISSLAVPPAYEDVWICMLENGHLQATGLDQRGRKQYRYHPEWHRMAGDRKFLNLAGFAKALPGIRRKVRAALHDDGLERDRIIAGIVTLLDLTGFRIGNHRYVRENRSFGLASLLTRHARETDDGWWLRFRGKAGKEHRARINDAQVTALVQELQDLPGQYLFCYRDGRRWRPIESGDVNAWLKEISGGDFTAKQFRTWKATVMCARELGRDLPPEGKTALKKAETIAIRTTAERLNHTPATCRSYYIHPAIFRAYRSGDLYQRMQSPPPRLRKSDGSALLHAEERRVLAAIEAHPPRLKRSRVTAAEKLECILRRSLKKPHRLH, via the coding sequence ATGGGAAGACTGGTCTTCACTCACGACGGAATGCCGGGCTACCGGAGGAAGCGGGCGGGACGCGGCTTTTGCTACGAGCTGCCCGATGGAGCCCTGCTACGGGACAAGGAAGAACGAACCCGCATCTCATCGCTAGCCGTCCCCCCCGCCTATGAGGACGTGTGGATCTGCATGCTGGAGAACGGACATCTGCAGGCGACCGGACTCGATCAACGCGGACGAAAGCAGTACCGCTATCACCCGGAGTGGCACCGCATGGCCGGCGACCGCAAATTCCTGAACCTCGCGGGGTTCGCCAAGGCCTTGCCGGGGATCCGCCGCAAGGTGCGGGCGGCGTTGCACGACGACGGGCTCGAGCGTGACCGCATCATCGCTGGAATCGTGACCCTCCTCGACCTCACCGGCTTTCGCATCGGCAACCACCGGTATGTCCGCGAGAACCGCAGCTTCGGACTGGCATCGCTGCTCACGCGCCATGCCCGCGAGACCGATGATGGATGGTGGCTCCGATTCAGGGGCAAGGCCGGCAAGGAGCATCGTGCCCGGATCAACGACGCCCAAGTGACCGCACTGGTCCAAGAACTCCAGGACCTGCCCGGGCAATACCTCTTTTGTTACCGCGATGGCCGCCGCTGGCGACCCATCGAATCCGGCGACGTCAATGCGTGGCTGAAAGAGATCAGCGGAGGCGATTTCACCGCCAAGCAATTCCGGACCTGGAAGGCGACCGTCATGTGCGCCCGCGAACTTGGCCGCGATCTTCCACCGGAGGGGAAAACCGCACTCAAGAAGGCGGAGACCATCGCAATTCGCACCACGGCGGAACGCCTCAATCACACGCCCGCCACCTGCCGGAGCTACTACATCCATCCCGCCATCTTCCGCGCCTACCGGAGCGGTGACCTCTACCAGCGCATGCAATCCCCCCCTCCCCGACTGCGGAAGTCCGACGGAAGCGCTCTGCTCCATGCTGAAGAGCGCCGGGTGCTGGCGGCAATCGAGGCCCATCCGCCCCGCCTCAAGCGGTCGCGGGTCACCGCGGCCGAGAAGCTGGAATGCATTCTGCGAAGAAGCTTGAAGAAACCTCACCGCCTACACTGA
- a CDS encoding DUF1737 domain-containing protein — MIVFEQYTVVTSDDLGKFEDRINQLLSEGWALQGGVAVCPMTQSSESCIHMQWSQAMALPSRNVPAVSLQEEEFPLPRSAELHRIGELPSADLG; from the coding sequence ATGATCGTCTTCGAGCAATATACGGTCGTCACTTCCGACGACCTCGGGAAGTTTGAGGACCGGATCAACCAGCTCCTTTCGGAAGGCTGGGCCCTTCAAGGAGGCGTGGCGGTGTGTCCGATGACTCAAAGCTCCGAGTCCTGCATTCATATGCAGTGGAGTCAGGCGATGGCGCTACCTTCCCGAAACGTCCCGGCGGTGAGCTTGCAGGAAGAGGAATTTCCATTGCCCCGATCCGCAGAACTCCACCGGATCGGCGAGTTGCCCTCTGCCGACCTGGGCTGA
- a CDS encoding response regulator: MTIVQAERQMPVTLPQGSLRILVVDDGKNAADILAMFFEMEGHVVQVAYDGVKAVDLAATFQPHLIVMDIGMPEMDGLEASRRIRCQPDGAGIIIIALSGLDQDDDKRSCAEAGINHHMAKPVRPDDLRAVIRDFQGGLS, encoded by the coding sequence ATGACGATTGTGCAAGCGGAGCGCCAAATGCCGGTCACTTTGCCTCAAGGCAGTCTGCGGATCCTAGTTGTGGATGACGGCAAGAATGCTGCCGATATCCTCGCCATGTTTTTCGAAATGGAAGGCCATGTGGTTCAGGTCGCGTACGACGGGGTGAAGGCAGTGGATCTGGCGGCCACTTTCCAACCGCACCTGATCGTGATGGACATCGGCATGCCTGAAATGGATGGCCTCGAGGCCTCGCGCCGGATCCGTTGCCAGCCGGATGGAGCGGGAATCATCATCATCGCCCTCAGCGGGCTCGATCAGGATGACGACAAGCGGTCGTGTGCCGAAGCCGGCATCAACCATCATATGGCGAAGCCGGTCCGCCCGGATGACCTGCGTGCCGTGATTCGCGATTTCCAAGGGGGACTCTCCTGA
- a CDS encoding fasciclin domain-containing protein encodes MKTITTSISAVAAALVLGAGLAQNEPVRPVVPKEQPKDVLEVIASRPDLSLFADAIKAAGVEATLRRNGPWTVLAPTNDAFRALPEGTMTEWSKPENRGKLADVIQYHIIRGPLPTPGISTAEVTTLQGSRIVLKQTEGVVWVGRGEVVAGDLGATNGVVHVINMVLEPDNE; translated from the coding sequence ATGAAAACTATAACAACATCCATTTCAGCAGTTGCCGCCGCGCTGGTTCTAGGCGCGGGCTTGGCGCAAAACGAACCGGTGCGCCCGGTGGTTCCCAAGGAGCAACCCAAAGACGTTCTGGAAGTTATCGCCTCACGGCCGGACCTGTCGCTGTTCGCGGATGCGATCAAGGCAGCGGGCGTAGAAGCGACGCTGCGGAGGAATGGTCCGTGGACCGTTCTCGCACCTACCAATGATGCATTCCGCGCCTTGCCGGAAGGCACGATGACCGAATGGTCGAAGCCGGAGAACCGCGGAAAGCTCGCCGACGTAATCCAATATCACATTATCCGCGGCCCCCTGCCGACGCCGGGAATCTCCACCGCGGAGGTTACGACTCTGCAAGGTAGCCGGATCGTGCTCAAGCAAACCGAGGGTGTGGTGTGGGTTGGCCGCGGTGAAGTGGTGGCCGGCGACCTCGGAGCGACCAATGGTGTCGTTCATGTGATCAACATGGTCCTTGAGCCCGATAACGAGTGA
- a CDS encoding glycoside hydrolase family 130 protein, which translates to MKKVKLQRHEVTLLPESNRVIIRPFIPSDGQRVTTIIARALSLTEAEAEQELAAVKEEFDGRHFDIDSVLYSHFEKVSSKLFTQRPLSRSRQLLVGALFSGEYALESAALFNPSIVPHPDQEGVPEGALRFIMSLRATGEGHISSIEFRSGMILADGHIHLDPVSRFVTVPEILPNPTYRKDSFVSKLYEMGFDNEWTQGVMEELGDAFSRVDLRKSARLMKSRNRNGTRDLSRTLECMQWLADSNYEVRFSEKLAVSERIIFPVSPNESNGIEDARFVRFSREDGSFIYYATYTAYNGRAILPQLIETKDFLNFRILTLNGAAVQNKGMALFPRCIDGQYAMLSRQDDENLFIMFSADPHFWNDAQILLRPAEMWEGVKIGNCGSPIETEEGWLVITHGVGPMRKYCIGAVLLDLEDPTKVIGRLKRPLLSPEGNEREGYVPNVVYSCGSLIHGRRLVLPYAMSDKASAITTVDLDDLLAALKEE; encoded by the coding sequence ATGAAGAAAGTGAAGCTGCAACGTCATGAAGTGACCCTTTTGCCTGAGAGCAACCGGGTAATCATCCGCCCTTTTATTCCCTCCGATGGGCAGCGCGTGACGACCATCATCGCCCGTGCCCTTTCCCTCACCGAGGCCGAGGCGGAACAGGAACTGGCAGCGGTGAAGGAGGAGTTCGACGGGCGTCACTTTGATATCGATTCTGTGCTATACTCCCACTTCGAGAAGGTCTCCTCGAAGCTCTTCACCCAACGGCCGTTGTCACGTTCCCGGCAGTTGCTGGTGGGTGCGCTGTTCTCCGGCGAATATGCCTTGGAGTCGGCGGCGCTGTTCAATCCTTCAATCGTGCCGCACCCCGATCAGGAAGGCGTTCCGGAGGGAGCCTTGCGCTTCATCATGAGTCTGCGTGCCACCGGCGAAGGTCACATTTCCTCGATCGAGTTCCGCAGCGGCATGATCCTTGCCGACGGTCACATTCACCTCGATCCGGTGTCGCGATTTGTGACGGTGCCGGAAATTCTTCCGAACCCAACCTATCGCAAGGACAGCTTCGTCTCGAAACTGTATGAGATGGGCTTCGACAATGAATGGACCCAGGGCGTGATGGAGGAGTTGGGCGACGCCTTCAGCCGGGTTGATCTGAGGAAAAGCGCCCGCCTCATGAAGTCCCGCAACCGGAACGGAACCCGCGACTTGTCCCGCACGCTCGAATGCATGCAGTGGCTTGCCGATTCGAACTACGAGGTGCGGTTTTCGGAGAAGCTGGCGGTGAGCGAGCGGATCATCTTTCCGGTCTCGCCGAATGAAAGCAACGGGATCGAGGACGCCCGATTCGTGCGGTTCTCGCGCGAGGATGGGTCCTTCATCTACTACGCCACCTATACCGCGTACAACGGCCGGGCGATCTTGCCGCAGCTCATCGAAACGAAAGACTTTCTCAACTTCCGCATCCTGACGCTGAATGGCGCGGCGGTGCAGAACAAGGGCATGGCTCTCTTTCCGCGCTGCATCGACGGCCAGTATGCGATGCTGTCCCGCCAGGATGACGAGAACCTGTTCATCATGTTCTCCGCGGATCCCCACTTCTGGAATGACGCACAGATCCTGCTGCGGCCGGCCGAGATGTGGGAAGGGGTGAAGATCGGCAACTGCGGTTCGCCGATCGAGACAGAGGAAGGTTGGCTGGTGATCACTCATGGAGTCGGACCCATGCGCAAATACTGCATCGGCGCGGTCCTGTTGGATCTTGAAGATCCGACCAAGGTGATCGGCCGGCTGAAGCGACCGCTCCTTTCTCCGGAAGGAAACGAGCGCGAAGGCTACGTTCCCAATGTCGTCTATAGCTGCGGGTCACTCATCCATGGGCGGCGTCTGGTGCTGCCGTACGCGATGAGCGACAAGGCCTCTGCCATTACCACGGTTGACCTCGACGATCTGCTTGCTGCCCTCAAGGAGGAGTGA